Genomic segment of Candidatus Kaelpia aquatica:
ACGATGCCTGCATCTGCTAATCCTGTAAGAGCATCGAATGTATCCCGGGGATCGAAACCTGCCTCAGCAGATAATCTGCCCAGTTCTATTACCTCAGAAAGATTATCTTCGGTTATGATGCCTGTTTCTGCTAATCCTTTAAGAGCATAGAATGTATCCCGGGGACTGAAACCTGCCTCAGCAGATGCTCTGCCCAGCTCTGCAAACAACTGTATATTCTTTTCTGAAGCCTGAAGATTGCCTTGCTGTAGATAATCGATATAACTTGCTCTATCTTCTGCCGATATCTCTATAGCTAAGCTGCCGTTTTTAACTCTACGGGCATAGGCATAATTAGAAATAAAAACAACAGAAATAATAAGAATAGAAGAAATCAATAAAATAAATTTAGCTCTACAATATTTCATTTTTATTTAATCAAATATAACCATTAATATAATAGTTTTATAAACTATATAATAAGTATACCACCATATTCCACTAATGACAAATTTCATACAAATTATTTTAAACAGAGATAAAGAGAGATAAATATTCAGAGAAATAGTCTCTATTTCATTTAATCAAAATTATTCTCTCTTTTATAGAGAGACGCTATCTAGATTATAATCCTATATATTTGATTAAATGGTTTTGATTAAATGATCGCCCTTTTAGAGATAAAGAGATACTTTAAGACTAATTATTTCCTGATTTGATTAAGAGAGAATTAAAATATTATTAACGGGAAGGACTCGAAAAATAACTACATTCCTAACTCTTTTAATACCAAGCAGATACAAGAATAACCTCTCCTAGATGAAGAGGCTATTCTTCCTAACTCCTTATATACCAATTACTTACAAAAACATGGCTCCTCGGCAAGGACTTGAACCTCGAACCTAGTGGTTAACAGCCACCCGCTCTACCAATTGAGCTACCGAGGAATCCATATTATTAAACAATAAGATTTTTAAGATAGTGCTATAAAATATAAACTTAATCTATATTTTTGTCAAGATAAACTGTTATTATGGTCCATTGATAGTTTCATACAACGAATGGTCTATGAACACAGAGACTATACTCATCCTATCTCTAACCATAGATTCTACTTCCTGAGGAAGAGAATCTATATAGTTATCAACAAGATAGACTTCGCTCTGCTGCAGTAATAAACAGAAAGCTGCCGCTAAGCTAGTTATCCTCCCAGCATGGGAAAGATTGTCAATATCAGAACCTGGAACTCTTATATCTCCACTCAAAAGTCTCTGGATATCCAATTCTTCATGGACCAATGAAAGATATTCTGCTAAAGCTTTCTCTTCACCCATCAACCCTATTGCTTCTGCTCTTAAAACTCTTCCTTCCGGGATTATTGTATTCTTTATACTACTTGCATTGATATCAGCACCAAAACCTATGTAGGAATTAACAATACTTGTGTTAGACAATATCGTCTCTTCATCTGTCATGCTCGCTGAAAACACGCTTCTCTCTGCGTAAACATCCTCTAAAACCCAACCACTCCCCACATATACTGCAGCTTTAAAATCAACATTATTAAGATAGGTACCGTTAGAGATGCGCATCAACCTTGTTAGGGTGATCTTACCATTAAGTGATACAGTATTAATACTGCCTAAATCATCCCCTAGGAATATATTTCTTAAATCTCTCCTATTAATCAACGTAAGAGACGTAGCATAGAGATGAGGTACGAAACTATCGCCAAAATCAATCTCATCATTCCTAAGCTCATCTCTTATCAAATGATCTAAACGTCTATTCAATATATATAATCCTTCATTCAAGAGATGATCTGGGATAGTTGTTATAAAGTGACCTGCTCTATCTTTAAAAGAATTGCCATATACATATATATTCCCAATAGTCTCTATCAATCCTGAGGTTAAGCTTAACTCTTCATCACCGTTTAAAGGAATAGAATATTCTCTTTTAGCTAATACCACAGCCTGCACACCTATAGCCGTATCATTATCTATAGGCCAAAGCCATGAACTTAGATCCGGTTGCTCTTGAGGAAATATAGAGAAATGATCAGACACCAGAGTAGTTAAATCCTCTGGCATGCTGATCTCTCTAACTAGATGGCGTATAAAACTGCTTTGGGGTAAGAACTCGCCTGCCTTACCATCTATATTGCCAATTGGAGTAAAAACCTCGCCAATAAATCTAGCCGCAGAGAGATAGAGCCTACCGCTATCATTAAGCATGCGATAAGCTTCTCTGACATGAAAACGCCCCATATCTTCATTTAACCTTATAAGCGTTTCACCCACATTGATATCATTAACGTAAAAAGATGCATCTCTATCGTCCAATCTAACCATAATATAATTTTCAACAAGATTTAAAAACTCTGAAAACACTGTAGATGAGGATATAAAATCGAAATAACCACCTTCAAACGGAAGCTGAGAAAGAGTAAGTCCATCCAATAGACCCAAGACATCATCTTTAGTAATTACTTCAGACTGCAGCAACTCCTCGAGTCTGCCTACTATCTCAAATACAGCTCCGCCTGTAGCATCAGATAAAACAAATTTAATCTTCGACCGCTCTTCTGCAGATAAATAGTTTTCTACAGCTTGCCATTCACCATCTTCTCTTACAAGATCAAAGTATCTGCCCTCTTCAGCAATAGCTGCTGTTGTTTTATACGCTATATCTAACAGATAAACCTCATCAAACATTTGAGTCAATTCTTTTATAGGAATATCTAAACAGCTTCCAGCACCTATGACAAGTACGCGCTTTGGTTCTCCTGAATTATGATCTTCTAAAGCAATCTCAGCAGCCTTTAGAATAAGATTGCGAGAATGGTTTAAGTGCCCCCCTCTTATTCTTATATATGCAGGGTTTCTTCTAATCTCTTCATCAACCCGACTAGCTGTCGTATTTTCAACAAAATCCAGATAACTATCTACTGGCAATACTCTCTCCCTGCGCATACTAGACAATGATTGAAAAAATATAGATGGATTAATTAAACTAATGCTAAAGACAATCAAAACAATTGAAGAGAGAAATATTTTTATTCTATTCATTGTCTGCCCCATCACCTCTTATTTATTATTATACTCTTTAAAATATTCAATTCAAGACTCTAAAAACCTAATTCTCTTCTAAGGTGGTCAAACACATGGTGAAGAAAGATACTAACAAAAAAAGAAAATATATGCGATGCATCCACTTTTTCAGAACCAATTCTCTCGCCAACAATGCTATAATAATGTTCTTCTTTAATACACCTGTCATAAGCAGAGCAAGAGACCAGAGGTATAGAACCCATCAAAACTATTGCCTTAGACATAGATCTCATAACTCAATCTCCTCTAAATAAAACAGAAGGAACAAGCCGATTAAAGGTGCCAATCCTTTCACCTGTATTGCTGTCATAAATCAGGACATAACCTTCTTTTACTAAAGAAATATCCTCAGCGCTCCAGGAAGACAAATCAAACTCCACCCCCTTAATACGACGAGCTTCACTCTCTGTTATGGAATACTGCTGCCAATATTAAAATACGGCTTTTATACCCCATATCAGTTACGACTTATTAAAAAATATCACAAAATTACTTTGATTTCCTCCGCCTGCCCCCAACTCTTTAAGGTTTTGCACCATTTTATATATCAAAATCACAAAGATAAACCGCCTAAATATGTAGCGTTATTGCTTCATATACTCTCTGAATTACTTTCTAAACATCCTTCTTAAGCAATTTATATACCTATAAGTTCAACTATCTCATCAAAACTGGATATCATACTCTCGATCCAAAGAGATATATTCTTTTTAGCCTCACCTAATGCAAATGAATTATCACCCTTATTTTCCATGCCTACAATTTCATCGCGTAGCTCAACGAATTTCTGATCAATAAAAATTTGAAGTCCGATAAGACTTTCTCTTATGCTTTCAACAATCTGTTGTGGTGTCTCTTGAGATTCTCCTTCTTCAATATTTGATATCCTCTCTGATATATTTCTTTCTAACTTAGTAAGTTTAGCATCTACCTGTTGACAACATTGAAGTAATGCATCTCTCCATCTCGGTGTAAGCTGGGTGTTGAAAGCTATTTCATTATGTATCGTCATAAGGCAGCTATCAAGAGCTTCTTCTTTAAACATTAAAAAGCTGAACCTACCTCAGCTAATACTTTTTTATCATCTGATTTTATACGCCTAAATAGAGCAATATCGCACGACTTTACAGCCGGTTTAACAACTGAAAAAGTAACAAAAACGCAAAATAACCCTAAAAAATATACTGCTTTTTTCATTGTAACCCCCTCCAACATTAAAAATTACAGATTAATATTTATTTCTACCCTCTTTATAAAGTATACCATTCAAATTTAATCAAGGCAAATGGTTAGGATTTTTAGTAGTGGAGAGATTATTCTGAAAAGACCAAAAACCTACTTTCCGATACAGAAACGGGAGAATATTGTCTCTAAGAGATCTTTAGTAACCTCAATTCCTAAAATAGAGGACAGAGAACCTAAGGATAATCTTAAATCCTCCGTAATTAATTCAAAATAAACATCTTGAGTCATAATACTATCAATTGCTCTATTAAGAGCCTCTAGGGCCTTTTTAACCCCCTCTAAATGCCGGATATTAGTTATGATTGGAGCTGATAGGTCTATACTCTCTTCTAAAAATAGCTTAAAGACACTCTTTCTAAGCTCATCGATTCCTAACTCCTTAATGGCAGAGATCTTAACTATATTATTATAATCTAACTTTCTAACAGTTGATAAATCTAGGCCGTCTTTTAAATCAATCTTATTTACAACTATAATTACATGCTTATCTTTAACTTTATCTAATATCAAGTGATCATCTTTAGATAGTTCCTGGGTTGAATCTAAAACTACTAAGACTAAATCAGCTCTCTCTATCTCATTGTTTGCTCTTCTTACACCCTCTCTCTCTATTAAATCATCTGTTTCAATTATACCTGCTGTATCTGCAACTCTTAATGGGATACCGTCTAGATCAATTACTTCCTCAACTACATCTCTGGTTGTCCCTGGAAGATGGTTCACAATCACTCTATTATGGCCTAAAAGAGCATTCATAAGAGAGGATTTACCGACATTGGGCCTACCCACTATAACACCCTTGATACCTTCACGCATAAGAGAGCCTTCTTTACCATGTTTGATTAAATCTTCCAGCTCTTTTTTTATGTTCTTGAGTTTTTTTAAAAGATCGCCTTTTTTACTCTCCTCTACTTCTTCCTCGGGAAAATCTAATATTGCCTCAAACTCAGATGCCACAAGGAGTAATTCCTCTCTTATCTTGAATATAACCTTAGACAATCCGCCATCAAGCTGTCTGGCTGATACTCTAAGATACTCCTCTGTCTTAGCATCTATTATATTCATTACCGCTTCAGCCTGAGAGAGATCAATTCTGCCATTAAGATAAGCACGGAGAGTGAATTCGCCTGGGGAGGCAGCGCGAGCCCCTCTATTTATGCAAAGATTTAAAATCTGACCTAGTACAACAACTCCCCCATGGCAGTTAATCTCAACTATATCTTCTCTTGTATATGTTTTTGGAGCCTTCATAACAGTAAGAAGCACTTCATCTATAAAATCATCTCTCTTAGAGTTATTATCTTTTATAAAACCATAGTGAATTGTATGAGACTTAAAGCTTTCTAGAGATTTATTGTTTTTCGAGATAAAGATACTAGAGGCTATATCTAATGCTTTAGCCCCGGATAGCCTAACTACTCCTATACCTGAACGGCCAAGAGGAGTAGATATTGCAGCTATTGTATCATCTGGTCTGTAATGCTCCATATTTAAACACCTCAAGAGCCTTGGAGACTAAAAAAATAGAACCTGCTATCAGGTACAATCTCTTTTTGTCAGATTTATTCAATATCTTACTCATAAAACATTCAAAATCATATTCAACGCTGTAATTAATCAAACCCAGTTCATTTGCTATATCTATAAGCTCTTCCTGATAGCTAAGCCTGCTGCTTAGAGCGCGGGTAAATATAATACTGCTTGAGAATTTTGATGCTTGATCGATTATTCCTCTCTTATCCTTATCTGAACTTATCGCAAGAATAGACACAATATCTCTATCTGGATATGACCTCTTTAATTCATCTCCCAACAGCTCTACGCTCTCTGGAGTATGAGCAGAATCAAGTATTATAACCGGGCTCTTCTTTATAAGCTGCATCCTGCCCGGCCAGCATATATCAGAGAGGGCCGACCTTATGCTTGGGAGAGATAAATTGGGATAATCTTCACTTAGAAGATGAGCTGCAGCAACAGACAGTGCAAGATTCTGATATTGAAAATGGCCCAGAAGATTTGTCTTCAGATTGATATATTTACTAGCTCCAAAAGATATAGAGAAGGATCTATCTTTCTCTTCTAGCTCTATATCCTCATCTATTACATGCAGCGGAACACTCTTCTTTCCGGCATTATCCTTGACTCTCCCAACCACTTGAGTCCACTTTTGAACACCTAGAACGCAAGGAATACCCTCTTTCAATATTCCACACTTTTCATCTGTTATCTGCGTTATCTCCTCTCCAAGTTTATCTGTGTGCTCAAAAACAATCTTAGTTATTATAGTTAAAATAGAATTCATTACATTTGTTGCATCAAGCCTGCCTCCTAAACCAACTTCAATAATGGCTAAATCCAGATTTTTATCTTTAAAATAAAGAAATGCAACTAAAGTATAGATCTCAAAAAATGTAGGCTTACCCCACCTAGAATCACTAGAAAACTCTTCAATTATAGGCTTTGCAATACTAACAACCCTGACCAGATCCTCTTCTGAGATAGTATCACCAAAACCTATCGGATCATCGGTCTTATTAGTTGAGACTCTGATTCTCTCTCTAAAGTTCAAGAGGTGAGGTGAAGTATAGAGCCCGACCTTATAACCTGACTCTTTAAATATCTGAAACAGAGATGCAGATACCGTACCTTTACCCTTGCTGCCTGCTACATGAACAGCTTTAAAGCTATCTTGAGGATTATTGAACTTTTCTAAGAGATCCTTCATTCTCTCTAGCTTAAGCTCTCTAGAATAATTATAACGAGAGACATTCTCAAGATTAAAAAATGATTTTAAATAATCTATTGCTTGGGTATAATCTTTAATATTCATAATAACTCTAGAATTAATGGCGGAAGTGACGTATCGAGGTAAATACCATAGCTAGACCTAACTCATCAGCCTTCTCTATTACTTCTTTATCTTTAATTGAACCCCCAGGCTGAATGATAGCGGTAATACCTGCTTCTTGAGCTATATCAATAGAGTCTGCCATAGGAAAAAACGCATCCGATGCTAAGACCGCCCCCCTGCTTCTATCTCCGGCTTTACGAATTGAGATTATAACCGAATCTACTCTTGATGCCTGCCCAGCCCCGATACCTACTGTCGCATATGTCTTATTGCTAAAATCTCTCACTAAAACTATGGCGTTGGATTTAACCTTAGCTACAACGCGCCAGGCAAAGAGGAGAGCATCTATCTCCAAGTCCTCGGGTATCTTCTTTGTAACTACCTTTAAATCATCTCTTTCTATATCTTTCGAATCTCTATCCTGAACTAAAAAACCACCCTGAACTCTTCTAAAATCAAGTAATGCAAAATCAATATCTTTAGAGAAAAAATCTGTTTCCATAATCCTGAGATTTTTCTTTTCACTCAATATAGATAATGCATCCTTACTATAACCTGGTGCAATAATACACTCCTTAAAGCCTGTCTCTATTATTGCCTCTGCAACCGTAAGGGTCACTTCTCTATTTAAACCTACAATGCCGCCAAATGCAGAGAGACTATCAGATTCATTGGCTCTTATGAACGCATCTTTGATATTAGAAGCAATGGCTAAACCACAAGGATTGTTATGTTTTATAACTACTGCGGCTGGCTCTTTAAAGCTAGCTATAGAGATTGAAGCTGCGTCTAAATCCAGCCAGTTATTAAAAGAGAGCTCTTTGCCTGATAGTTTCCTTACTCCTGCCAGCCCCTCTTCTCCGGCCATTTCATAAAGAGCGGCTCTTTGATGAGAGTTTTCTCCATACCTTAAATCAGACTTCTTCTTTAAATTGATTGAAATATTATTGATTAATCCTTCTTCTTCACCTATAACTCTCCCTAAATAGGAGCTTATTGACTTATCATATAAAGCCATAGTACTGAAAACATCTTTAGCAAATTTAAGAGCTAGTTCTTCTGATACTACTCCTTTTTTATCTAGCTCCTCAACCAGATCTTTATATTGATCGACATTAGAGAGAGTGACTACATGCTTATAGTTCTTGGCTGCTGCCCTTATCATGGTAGGTCCACCGATATCTATAAACTCTATTGCTTGATTTAACTCTAAATCTTCCTTTTGAGTAACTTCCTGGAATGGATAAAGGTTTACTACAACAAGGTCTATTCTTTTTATCTTAAATTCATCCAGTTTAGCTATATCATCTTTATTGTCCCGTCTGGCTAATATTCCTGCATGAATCTTTGGGTGAAGCGTCTTAACGCGCCCATCCATCATCTCAGGAAACTGAGTATAATCTTCAACAGTAGTTACAGGGATATTATTGTTTTTAAGCAGTTTGGCTGTACCGCCAGTTGAGAGTATCTCTATATTACGATCAATAAGAGCTTTGGCTAAATCCAAGATACCATCTTTCTTATAGACACTTATAAGCGCTCTTTTAATCTCAATCATTGAAACCTCCGTCTATTAACGCCCTAAAAAATCACACCTAGATTATAAATGAGAAGCGGATTATATTCCAGAATCTTATTATAAGCACTATTTAAACGGGTGCAATGGTTAATTCTTATTTTAATAAGAAATGCCCCGCAAAATAAACGGGGCATAGCCTGCTATCTTTCTATATTATTGAGTAATATCTTCTTTTTTTCTTACTTTATCACGCCATTCTTCAAGCATTCTTGATGCTGTCTCTCTACCTCCCAAACCAAATGCAAGGCCAATTGCAAGGCCAATACTAGCAAGTGAAACCTGCAGTGCAAAAGATAGTATGCCAGCTTGAATCCTAAGCTGCTGAAGTGAGATAACTAGGGCAAAAAGAATCACAACACCTCTTGTTAAGTTACCCAAGAAATGTGCTTCCCGAACTCCAATTCCTCTCATCGCAGTCTTTACTAACCCTGATAAGAAAGATGCAAGATACATCCCAACAACAACAACGAATATAGCTGCTATTACATTGGGGATGTAGAAGATAATCTTATCCATAAGCTGGGCAAGCACATTAAGCTTTAAAATGTTTAGAGCTGAGATAAGTACAAGTAGCATTACAAACCAGTAAAGGAGTACGCTTAAGAGCTGTGAGAAAGTCTGCTTTATTCCGCCTTTACTTAGGAGATTTGATAATCCGGACTTATCAGATAACATATCAAGTTTAAGCCAGGAGAAAACCTTGGATGTAATTTTCTGTATCGCTTTGGCAACAAACCAGCCAATAACAAAAACTGCTACTGCGCTTATAAGGGTGGGTAAAAAGTTAACTGCACGGGTAAATATGCCGCTTACCGGATCCCAGAGTATTCCTTTCCAATCCATGCGCTCACCTCCTAGTGGGCCCTTCCGAGCTTGGACAAATTATCCCCAATCCTGAGGGTTACTCTCTAGTATTTATTGTAGGTATATAGAAATAAAGCGTCAAGAGAAATCAAGAACAATCGGGGTGATAACAATGAAAGATTTCTATAAAACTTTCTATCCGCCTAAATATTCTGTACGGAATATTACCATAACTCTCTCAATAACATCCCTTATCATCTCGAGGTCTTTACCATTTCTAACCTCAAATATAACACTAGGTGTTCCACCGAGAGCCATTCTAGCAACATTAGATATTCCGTAGACATAGGTTGCATCATCAACAGTAGCAACACTATCTATCTGTTGGGTTCCAAGTCCCTCGCCATAAGCATTTGTATAGACAATAGCAATGTTAAAAATGCTCTCAGGATGAGACATAATGGCCTCTATACCTTGATGAGCAACTCCAGGAAGTCCAAGCAAAGGACAGGTGATATTTTTATCAGATACAGCATTAACCATAATCTGAGAGATCGCTTTAATAAGAGGGTTCTCTGAATCAACCTCCATATATGTCAATGAGAGTTGCTCTAAAGTATCTTTTCTATCTTGATACATAGCTCCTAGATAAGTTGCTATCTGGGTAGCTAAATCACCTTCTAAATTTATCTGACTACCATCTTCTACTGCAACTGATATTCTAACACCTTCAACATCTTGTAAAACAACCTGCTGGCTTAAAGATGGTACTGCAGTATCGGGTGTCAACTGCCCTAAAGAAGAACCTATATTAGAACTACTAAGCGCAAAATTTATCTCACTCCCCGGGCTACCACCTGCCTCACCAACATCTGCCCCCATAACAGATCTTGATATAGATCCAACCAATGCTTGAGTAACAACATCGTCCGTAATACCTAATTCTGTAGATAAAGAAGTTAGAGCGTCTGTTAAAGGAGCAATGTCTGTGCTTACTGAAGAAACTCTATTAATATTTCTAGCACTAATAGCACTCTCTGCTTTATCATGAGCAATCTCTTGCTGTTCATTTATTTTATTAACAACATCCTCAAAGCTCATTCTAACATCATTATCTCCACCCTCTCTTCTCTCTGCTAATATTTCAAACATAGCTGATGTTATCTCACGTACAAATTTAACTGCTGGATTAGAGTTAGCATCCTGATTGGTTATGTAGGTATAATAGACAACCATATCCTGCAAAAGAGCGCTTGTTCTAGCATGAACACTTAGGTTGTTGTCTAGCTCTTCGCTCATATTAACTGAGATAGCAATACAGGGGATTCCTTTTGCTCTTAACTCTTCGACATAAGCCAAACTATCTTTATAACTATCCAAGCTACTATCTAAGATAAATATCGGAAGTTGAGTATCTGAAGCATTATTGAAAACTGCTTCATAGATAGATCTATCGCTAGCTAAATCATAACTAACTAAAATATTATTATTAGAACCACCTGCTATATTCTTGTTTCCACCTTCATTAAGTAGCTGAAATGCCTTAGTTGCAGTCTTTGCCAAACTTGAATCAAAAACCACAGAAAATTTGTTCCTGCCTGATGCTCTATGCCTAAATAAAAATTCAGCTAAATTTATAGCTATGTTTGTATCTAAACCATAATCAAGCTCACTATTAGCATTATAGAGAGCTTCGCAATACTCTTCTAAATGAGAGATGCCCTGATTTATATCGCTCAGTCCAGCATTTAAAGCAACAAATAGAGGAGCATAGACCAT
This window contains:
- a CDS encoding folylpolyglutamate synthase/dihydrofolate synthase family protein, yielding MNIKDYTQAIDYLKSFFNLENVSRYNYSRELKLERMKDLLEKFNNPQDSFKAVHVAGSKGKGTVSASLFQIFKESGYKVGLYTSPHLLNFRERIRVSTNKTDDPIGFGDTISEEDLVRVVSIAKPIIEEFSSDSRWGKPTFFEIYTLVAFLYFKDKNLDLAIIEVGLGGRLDATNVMNSILTIITKIVFEHTDKLGEEITQITDEKCGILKEGIPCVLGVQKWTQVVGRVKDNAGKKSVPLHVIDEDIELEEKDRSFSISFGASKYINLKTNLLGHFQYQNLALSVAAAHLLSEDYPNLSLPSIRSALSDICWPGRMQLIKKSPVIILDSAHTPESVELLGDELKRSYPDRDIVSILAISSDKDKRGIIDQASKFSSSIIFTRALSSRLSYQEELIDIANELGLINYSVEYDFECFMSKILNKSDKKRLYLIAGSIFLVSKALEVFKYGALQTR
- the purH gene encoding bifunctional phosphoribosylaminoimidazolecarboxamide formyltransferase/IMP cyclohydrolase, with product MIEIKRALISVYKKDGILDLAKALIDRNIEILSTGGTAKLLKNNNIPVTTVEDYTQFPEMMDGRVKTLHPKIHAGILARRDNKDDIAKLDEFKIKRIDLVVVNLYPFQEVTQKEDLELNQAIEFIDIGGPTMIRAAAKNYKHVVTLSNVDQYKDLVEELDKKGVVSEELALKFAKDVFSTMALYDKSISSYLGRVIGEEEGLINNISINLKKKSDLRYGENSHQRAALYEMAGEEGLAGVRKLSGKELSFNNWLDLDAASISIASFKEPAAVVIKHNNPCGLAIASNIKDAFIRANESDSLSAFGGIVGLNREVTLTVAEAIIETGFKECIIAPGYSKDALSILSEKKNLRIMETDFFSKDIDFALLDFRRVQGGFLVQDRDSKDIERDDLKVVTKKIPEDLEIDALLFAWRVVAKVKSNAIVLVRDFSNKTYATVGIGAGQASRVDSVIISIRKAGDRSRGAVLASDAFFPMADSIDIAQEAGITAIIQPGGSIKDKEVIEKADELGLAMVFTSIRHFRH
- the mnmE gene encoding tRNA uridine-5-carboxymethylaminomethyl(34) synthesis GTPase MnmE → MEHYRPDDTIAAISTPLGRSGIGVVRLSGAKALDIASSIFISKNNKSLESFKSHTIHYGFIKDNNSKRDDFIDEVLLTVMKAPKTYTREDIVEINCHGGVVVLGQILNLCINRGARAASPGEFTLRAYLNGRIDLSQAEAVMNIIDAKTEEYLRVSARQLDGGLSKVIFKIREELLLVASEFEAILDFPEEEVEESKKGDLLKKLKNIKKELEDLIKHGKEGSLMREGIKGVIVGRPNVGKSSLMNALLGHNRVIVNHLPGTTRDVVEEVIDLDGIPLRVADTAGIIETDDLIEREGVRRANNEIERADLVLVVLDSTQELSKDDHLILDKVKDKHVIIVVNKIDLKDGLDLSTVRKLDYNNIVKISAIKELGIDELRKSVFKLFLEESIDLSAPIITNIRHLEGVKKALEALNRAIDSIMTQDVYFELITEDLRLSLGSLSSILGIEVTKDLLETIFSRFCIGK